The sequence CGTAATAATATTCAAACGTATTATGCACATCTCTCTAAATTTCTGAAGAGAAAAGGCGATACCGTTGAAAAGGGCGAACCAATTGGGCTTGCCGGAAGTACAGGCCGGGCGCGTGGGCCACACCTGCATTTTGAGATGCGCGAAAACGGACAACCTTTTGATCCTGAATTGGTTTTTGATTTCAAAGAAGAGAAAATACGCGAAGACGCCGTTGAAGAGGAAAGTTTGATGGCGTTGCACAAAAAGCTAAAGCCAAAAGGTTACTCTACAAATGTTGCTGTGCCCGAATTTTACAAAGTACGCTCGGGCGATTCGTTGTGGGTAATTTCCCGAAAGTTTAAAACTTCAATTAATGAGTTGTGCCGTTTGAATAAGATCTCTGAAAACACGGTACTGCAAATCGGACAACCACTGAGAATGTATTAAGCAGGCTGATTTTAAATGCTGTTCTCTTTCGACAAAAACTAAAAATGATGACGAACAATAGCGAATATCCGGAAGCAATAAACGCAGCAGGAGTGCGTGCAACTTTTGCAAATGAGTGCTACGGTGAACATGAACGCAACACCTTTGATATTTGGCTGGCTGATTCGAAAAAGCCAACACCTCTGGCAATTTTTATTCATGGAGGTGGATTTGTTGGAGGAGATAAAAGCAGGTACTACGACTCGGAAGATTGGGTGCGTTTATTGGAGGCCGGAATTTCAATAGCCTCGATTAATTACCGGTATATGTACGAGGCTCCATATGGAATTTTAGGGAGCATGAACGATTCAAAACGGTGCCTGCAATATATCAGGGCCAATGCCGAAAAGTACAATGTTGATAAAGAGCGAATAGCTTGTAGCGGCGGTTCTGCCGGAGCCGGAACTTCATTGTGGTTGGCTTTTTCTGATGACATGGCGGATGCCGAAAACAATGATCCTGTTTTAAGGGAAAGTACGCAGCTTTTATGTGCTGCCGCTTTTTCAACCCAATCTACTTACGATATATTACGTTGGCCTGAAATAGTAGGAATTCCACCTTATCAAAAACCGGAAGAGTTGCTTTCTATTGCGCGCGTATTTGGTTTTAAATCGGCTGACGGTATTGATTTATATACCCAAAGCGAGATTAGAAAGGAACTCGATTTCCTGGAGAAAATGACTAAAAATGCTCCGCCGTTTTATGTATTCAGTCATTACGATGGGGGAATTCCAACTAACGAAGATGAATTGCACCATCATCCATTTCATGCCAAAGCGTTAAAAGATAAGGCAGAACAAGTTGGG comes from uncultured Draconibacterium sp. and encodes:
- a CDS encoding M23 family metallopeptidase — its product is MLLRRGVIFVLYILLAVNVFGQNRNPGILEVPDVTRTLELDGYKAKLNSFPEEALDGYFSQFLVPGNDGYIISRFGPRSGRMHYGTDIKMFKGDTVVASQSGVIARSNWGYGFGNLIIVQHRNNIQTYYAHLSKFLKRKGDTVEKGEPIGLAGSTGRARGPHLHFEMRENGQPFDPELVFDFKEEKIREDAVEEESLMALHKKLKPKGYSTNVAVPEFYKVRSGDSLWVISRKFKTSINELCRLNKISENTVLQIGQPLRMY
- a CDS encoding alpha/beta hydrolase, coding for MMTNNSEYPEAINAAGVRATFANECYGEHERNTFDIWLADSKKPTPLAIFIHGGGFVGGDKSRYYDSEDWVRLLEAGISIASINYRYMYEAPYGILGSMNDSKRCLQYIRANAEKYNVDKERIACSGGSAGAGTSLWLAFSDDMADAENNDPVLRESTQLLCAAAFSTQSTYDILRWPEIVGIPPYQKPEELLSIARVFGFKSADGIDLYTQSEIRKELDFLEKMTKNAPPFYVFSHYDGGIPTNEDELHHHPFHAKALKDKAEQVGAEALVYAPALGISDPSGKDMVEFFIEKLL